The DNA window GCGGTCAAACCATCCCCCGGACGGTCCGCTCCGCTCAATTCCGGTTGTGACGGAAGCGGCGCCCTTAGCCGAAGACCGCTGGAATTGGAAGGGGCGGCGCGATTGAGCGGTCGCATTGGTGGGGGGAGGGGGGTGTGTCGGCTTTGTCGGTTTCGACGATGAGGCGGCAAGCTTCGCATCGGCCATGATAAGCCACAGAAGGGATGACGTAGGACAGGATTTTCTTGCCGCTCTCTTCGCGCGCGCCAGGGCGCAGTCGCTCGGGGAGGCGGCCGGTCGGTTCCCGTAGCTCAACTCACATGAAAAGGGCCGCCCGAGGGGGACGGCCCTGCTCGTTCGAGGACGGCGGCTTAGTCGTCGCTGTCGAGGTCGTAAGCGGATGCGTCGTACATGAAGGCATATTCGCCGGTCTGCGTGCGCTCGCACGTGGTGGTGGCGCGGCTGGCCTTATTGAACTCGCTGCCGGAGAGGTTCTCATAGCCGGCGCCGCGAGCCTTTTCGCCCTTGCGCTGAGCGTTGCGTTCCTTGGCGAGGGCGGATTCGCACTGACCACGGCTGGCGAAGGTGCCATATTCGGTCAGCGGAATACTCTGCGCGAAGGCGGGGGTGGCGAGAAGGACGGCCGAAGCGGCCAGAAGTACGCTCTTCATACTGATATTCCTCAATTACTCGGGGAGAAGCCGGCTCAACGCGCGGGGCGCCGGGGCGTTGCTCCACCGGCCCGACAGGCGCACCCACGTACCGTAGGCGGACGGAAATCTTAGCGGCACGGGCTTGCGCGCCACGACAAGGGGTGGGGTAGCGGGCCGGCGTTCGCCGAGCAAAACATTGGCCGCTGCGCGCCCAGGCCGTTACATTCATCTCGTGATCGTCATCCCCCACATCCCCGATCCCGATGTCGAGCCGGCGATTGCTCTCGGCGCGCAGCTCGGGGCGGGGACCTTGTTGCTGGTGATCTCGGTGGTGATCCATGCGGCCGGGATATTGGCGGCGACGCGGTTTTTAGGGCTGGAGGACCGTAGCCTTCGCGCGCATCGGCTCGACATCCGCGCCTTCGGGCTGCTGGTGTCGATCGCGATCTGCCTGTTCGCGCTTCACTTCATTGAGATCGGGCTGTTCGCAGGTTTCTATCTGGCGGTGGGAGCGCTGCGCGATCTGGAAAGCGCGCTCTATTTTTCCGCCTCGGCTTATTCGACCTTGGGGCAGCCGGACCTCGATTTTCCCGACGACTGGCGGCTGCTCGGCGCGGTTGAGGGGCTGGTCGGCTTCGTGCTGATCGGATGGTCGACCGCGGTGTTCATCACCGACATGACCAAGGTGCTGCGCGAGGAAGAGGAGAAGGGGGAGCGAGAAGCTGGGTCACGGGAATAATCCCGTGACCGCGTCGGACGGGCTCGTCGCGCTTAGGCGCTCCGCCCCGCCGGCCGGGTCAGTGACCTCTCTTCGACACAAGCTCACGTTTGCGGTGCAAACGCTCCCTTGTGCTCGGGGTCACTTGACGCGTTCGACCTGCTCAAATTCCAGCTCGACCGGCGTGGCGCGGCCGAAGATGCTGACGCTGACCTTGACGCGGCCGCGGTCGAAATCGAGTTCTTCGACGGTGCCGTTGAAGGTCGCGAACGGCCCGTCGAGGACCTTCACCGCATCGCCGATCTCATAGTCGACATTGACCTTCTGCTTGGGCGCGTTGGCGGCTTCCTGCTCGTTGGAGAGCATGCGCGCGGCCTGGCTGTCGGGGATCGGCTGCGGCTTGCCGCCGGGTCCCAAAAAGCCGGTGACCTTCGGCGTGTTCTTGACGAGGTGGTAGACCTGGTCGTTCATCTCGAGCTTGGCGAGGACGTAGCCGGGCATGAACTTGCGTTCCGACTGCACCTTCTTGCCGCGCTTGATCTCGGTCACGGTTTCGGTCGGGACTTCGATCTGCTCGACGAGGGGCTCGAGCCCGAGGCGCGTCGCTTCGGACATGATCGCGTCGCGAACCTTGTTCTCGAAGCCGGAATAAGCGTGGATGATGTACCAGCGGGACATGGGTTTCTGTTCTCTTGTCTTTTGAGCGCTAGCCGAGAAGGCCGACGAGATAGCGGACGACGACCGAGAAGACGGCGTCGGTGCCGGCGAAGAAGACGGCGAGCAGGCTGGTCATGAAGACGACCATGATGGCGGTGGCGATGGTTTCCTTGCGGGTCGGCCAATGGACCTTGGCGCCTTCGCTGCGGACCTGACGGATGAATTCGCCGGGGGAGGTGTTGGCCACGTGTCGCTCGCTTCCAGATAGAAAAGCGCCCCGCGAGACCTGACGGCCGGCGGGGCTGGGTGCGACTTAGCGCTGCGCCGCTGAGTCTTCAAGGTTGCACCGTTGTCACGGCAGTAAATCCCGTGACGTCAGACGGGTTCGGCTGCGCCGACCTGCTGGCCGGCCGTTCGCATCCGCTTCGCGGAAGCAGCGTCTAGCGAGCGCTAGCAGCCTTGTTCCGGCGTGGCAGGGGCAGAGGGACTCGAACCCACGACCCTCGGTTTTGGAGACCGATGCTCTACCAACTGAGCTATACCCCTAGGCCGCCGCGCGAGGTAGCCAGCCGCGGGCGTTGACGCAAGGTTGGAAGCTCGTTCCCAGGCTCAAGTGTCGAGGCCTTTCCGTCAGTTCGCGAGATAGGGCGCGACATTGTCGGCAATATCGCGCAACTCCGCGTCGGTGAGCGGCATCCGCCGCTTGAACGTCGCCCATTGCTGGAGCGGCATCGGCCGCTGCCCGACGATCGGCGTGTCGGACCCGTAAAGGATCCGTCCGAAGCCCGCCTGGCGGAGCAGGACCGCGAGGCGCTCCACATCCGCTTCGGCCGTGTCCTCGCGCACCCAGTCGGCGACATCGATATAGAGGTTGGCGGCGCGCGGGTCGCGGTTGGCGAGCGCTTGGCTGTAGACGGCGAGAACATCGTCCCACTGGTCGCCGGCGCCGCTGCCGACATGCGCGATCTGAACGGGAATGTGCGGGCTTTGCGGCAGCACCTGTTCAAGAAAGATGCGGGAGTATTCGGCGCCGCCCTTCGGCCACAGGTGGACGACGATCGCGAGCCCCTTGCTGTCCGCCGCCCGGAAAAAGGCTTGAACCCTGGCGAGATGATCGGCGCGCTTCAGGTCGATCTTGTTGTTGTTGAAGTGAAGCTTCATGCCACGCACGCGAGAGTTGGCGGCGCAGCGGTTCAGCTCCTCGATCGCGAACGGCGCGAGCGGGCTGACGCTGCAGAAGGGGACAAGGCGGCCCGGATAGCGGCCGGTCTGTTCGATTACCCAGTCGTTGGCGGCGCGGGTTGCCGCGGCCTGTTCCGCGACCGGTTTGGACCGCAGGCGGCCATCCAGCCAAAAGGCCGTCGACAGCACCGTCGCTCGCTCGATACCCGCCTCGTCAAGACGCATGATCAGGGTCTTCGCATCGACTGGGGTGCGGAAGGGGTTGCGGACCTTATCGGTGATGCTTTCCGAAACGATGCGCCACGCGCCCTTCTGCTTTTCGAAGGCGATGATGAAATGCTTGTCATATTCGCCTTCTTCGTCCGCGAA is part of the Sphingomicrobium sp. genome and encodes:
- a CDS encoding ion channel, producing MIVIPHIPDPDVEPAIALGAQLGAGTLLLVISVVIHAAGILAATRFLGLEDRSLRAHRLDIRAFGLLVSIAICLFALHFIEIGLFAGFYLAVGALRDLESALYFSASAYSTLGQPDLDFPDDWRLLGAVEGLVGFVLIGWSTAVFITDMTKVLREEEEKGEREAGSRE
- the nusG gene encoding transcription termination/antitermination protein NusG yields the protein MSRWYIIHAYSGFENKVRDAIMSEATRLGLEPLVEQIEVPTETVTEIKRGKKVQSERKFMPGYVLAKLEMNDQVYHLVKNTPKVTGFLGPGGKPQPIPDSQAARMLSNEQEAANAPKQKVNVDYEIGDAVKVLDGPFATFNGTVEELDFDRGRVKVSVSIFGRATPVELEFEQVERVK
- the secE gene encoding preprotein translocase subunit SecE, which encodes MANTSPGEFIRQVRSEGAKVHWPTRKETIATAIMVVFMTSLLAVFFAGTDAVFSVVVRYLVGLLG
- a CDS encoding amidohydrolase family protein — its product is MTTFKSTNMFAALLLVGIAACASAVEPMAAAPPQGQKSTSAVAARAQIVPLTDHHQHVFGEALIDPPTKLLPEVVLPPSLRAAVRKRERISGTGEIGNLYANNAIVLNIFWDTDYWVTGRAAIGAVVEGHGTGLRFVPNSFAIDKNVAVVAGVAFADEEGEYDKHFIIAFEKQKGAWRIVSESITDKVRNPFRTPVDAKTLIMRLDEAGIERATVLSTAFWLDGRLRSKPVAEQAAATRAANDWVIEQTGRYPGRLVPFCSVSPLAPFAIEELNRCAANSRVRGMKLHFNNNKIDLKRADHLARVQAFFRAADSKGLAIVVHLWPKGGAEYSRIFLEQVLPQSPHIPVQIAHVGSGAGDQWDDVLAVYSQALANRDPRAANLYIDVADWVREDTAEADVERLAVLLRQAGFGRILYGSDTPIVGQRPMPLQQWATFKRRMPLTDAELRDIADNVAPYLAN